A single window of Onychomys torridus chromosome 8, mOncTor1.1, whole genome shotgun sequence DNA harbors:
- the LOC118588494 gene encoding serine protease 30-like yields MKSWARCILLLLLLILARGRGDVLPSVCGRSRDAGKIVGGQDAQEGQWPWQVSLWIAGEGHICGGSLIHPGWVLTAAHCFRRSQNPSFFSVKVGGLTLSLLETSITLAAVRSIFVYPSYLWEDTSSGDIALVQLETPLKPSQFTPVCLPEAQAPLTPGTLCWVTGWGSTQKRDLSSVLQELAVPLLDSEECEKMYHIPESSLSGKRFIQADMLCAGFEEGQRDSCQGDSGGPLVCVINSSWIQVGIVSWGFGCARPYRPGVYTRVPAYVDWIQRTVAENPSDICGCNSRASEAQLLVLLVLLALALPGAM; encoded by the exons ATGAAGTCCTGGGCAAGGTGCatccttctgctgctgctgct TATTTTGGCCA GGGGACGTGGGGATGTGTTGCCTTCAG TGTGTGGCCGTTCCAGAGATGCTGGGAAGATCGTGGGTGGCCAAGATGCTCAGGAAGGACAGTGGCCTTGGCAGGTCAGCCTGTGGATAGCTGGAGAGGGCCACATATGTGGGGGCTCCCTCATCCACCCGGGGTGGGTGCTCACAGCTGCCCACTGCTTCCGTAG GTCTCAGAACCCCAGCTTCTTCAGTGTGAAGGTTGGAGGACTGACACTCTCCCTTCTGGAGACCTCCATAACCTTGGCGGCTGTGAGGAGCATCTTTGTGTACCCCAGCTACCTCTGGGAAGACACGTCTAGTGGAGACATTGCTTTGGTACAGCTGGAGACTCCTCTGAAGCCTTCCCAGTTcactcctgtctgcctcccagaaGCCCAAGCACCTCTCACCCCTGGGACTCTATGCTGGGTAACAGGCTGGGGGTCCACACAAAAAAGAG ACCTGTCAAGTGTCCTCCAGGAGTTAGCTGTGCCTCTCTTGGACTCAGAGGAGTGTGAGAAGATGTACCACATCCCAGAGAGCAGCTTGTCAGGGAAGCGATTCATCCAGGCAGACATGCTCTGTGCAGGCTTTGAAGAGGGCCAGAGAGACTCTTGCCAG gGTGACTCTGGGGGACCACTGGTCTGTGTCATCAATAGTTCCTGGATCCAGGTTGGGATCGTCAGCTGGGGATTTGGCTGTGCTCGGCCGTACAGGCCTGGTGTCTACACTCGGGTGCCAGCTTATGTAGATTGGATTCAGAGAACCGTGGCAGAGAACCCCTCTGACATCTGCGGATGCAACTCCAGAGCCTCTGAGGCACAGCTACTAGTGCTGCTAGTGTTGCTAGCCTTAGCCTTGCCAGGGGCCATGTGA